The following coding sequences are from one Leishmania major strain Friedlin complete genome, chromosome 36 window:
- a CDS encoding RNA editing complex protein MP61: MNRCGVKRRLSLRLPVVSIAGLRRRARRAAGTRSGSVALCVSAASIGSSTSLASTPGRKAPVYYNFATPVSVLRDAAGSESVSHRRPRREAPAREGGLLLVAPRTPNPNDPLQRLNIFRREFSDFSSAAKLNPNIMVSVDTSTRRFLEMFCDFDAKRCKLCNETFLQWHIHANGIPHAGREGMLLELVRPYCGTPDELIEMWWQRLNSCAAFHRIPGLSHDNPHERKRRLLYLLKVLKDRGILVETFNVSDNQSTNSARSWEFERLEFVGDNVVKYVLNNIISCAFPPHEGGTKGKMTCFQFVMDGNDGLARGYDHLDLQQLASSPRVVSKFKSDIVETLFAELQMYLWSTQHDIGTCPLVFPFTKDIYTLRALVQHVLYELGIELFLYHIRHINGMLQRVMRENHLQFVKADSALKPRAGARTGSLGVSTRRGDWSDDDDDYDCPQSYGTPAVSAPTAALMKVRSQRTHVQGTGAALFFASTNYDNFKRVVPIGGLLPRPFARQDLSVIPNHMPHLRSDGAMTRRMRRVGNAGWSTLHATATALTTLESVADGLALSAETTPRVGSEPVRLSVPRLKDEELIPELI, encoded by the coding sequence ATGAACCGCTGTGGTGTAAAGAGGCGCCTTTCACTGCGGCTGCCAGTGGTGTCAATCGCAGGCCTTCGGCGGCGAGcgcgaagagcagcaggcACGCGTAGCGGCAGTGTTGCACTTTGTGTCTCTGCTGCGTCTATTGGCAGTAGCACCAGCCTCGCTAGCACCCCTGGCCGGAAAGCTCCCGTGTACTACAACTTTGCCACGCCGGTGAGTGTGCTACGTGACGCGGCGGGTAGTGAAAGTGTGTCTCACCGACGCCCGCGCCGCGAGGCGCCGGCTCGAGAGGGAGGGCTGCTACTtgtggcgccgcgcacgccgaaCCCGAACGACCCGCTTCAACGGCTGAACATTTTTCGACGCGAGTTTTCCGAtttcagcagcgccgccaagCTCAATCCGAATATCATGGTGAGCGTCGACACCAGCACGCGCCGCTTCCTCGAAATGTTCTGTGACTTCGATGCCAAACGCTGCAAGCTGTGCAATGAGACGTTCTTGCAGTGGCACATCCACGCCAACGGCATTCCGCACGCGGGGCGAGAGGGGATGCTGCTGGAGCTTGTTCGCCCGTATTGTGGAACTCCGGATGAACTCATAGAGatgtggtggcagcggctgaACTCGTGTGCTGCGTTTCACCGGATTCCCGGCTTGAGCCACGACAACCCACACGAGCGCAAGCGGCGTCTGCTATATCTGTTGAAAGTGCTGAAAGACCGCGGCATCCTTGTAGAGACGTTCAACGTGAGTGACAACCAGTCCACCAACTCAGCGCGCTCGTGGGAGTTTGAGCGCCTCGAGTTCGTGGGCGACAACGTGGTCAAGTACGTGTTGAACAACATTATTTCCTGTGCATTCCCACCTCACGAGGGCGGCACAAAAGGAAAGATGACGTGCTTTCAGTTCGTGATGGACGGCAACGATGGTTTGGCACGCGGCTACGACCACCTCgacctccagcagctcgcctCCAGCCCTAGGGTAGTCAGCAAATTTAAGAGCGACATTGTCGAGACCCTgttcgcggagctgcagatGTACCTGTGGAGCACGCAGCACGATATTGGCACCTGTCCTCTTGTGTTTCCATTTACGAAGGATATTTACACCCTGCGGGCGCTGGTACAGCATGTGCTGTACGAGCTGGGTATTGAACTCTTTCTCTACCACATTCGCCACATTAACGGCATGCTACAACGCGTGATGCGAGAGAATCACCTGCAGTTCGTAAAAGCAGATTCCGCGCTGAAGCCCAGGGCGGGCGCCAGGACCGGGAGCTTGGGCGTGAGCACGCGCCGTGGTGACTGgagcgatgacgacgatgacTACGACTGTCCGCAAAGCTACGGTACGCCGGCGGTGTCCGCCCCCACGGCAGCCCTCATGAAGGTGCGCTCGCAGCGCACCCACGTGCAAGGcaccggtgcggcgctgTTCTTTGCCTCCACAAACTACGATAACTTCAAGCGCGTGGTACCGATCGGCGGTCTTTTGCCGCGGCCATTTGCGAGGCAGGATTTGTCAGTCATCCCAAACCACATGCCGCACCTCCGGAGCGATGGCGCGATGACgcggaggatgaggagggtCGGGAATGCCGGTTGGTCGACCCTGCACGCCACAGCAACAGCTCTGACCACGTTGGAAAGCGTTGCCGACGGTCTCGCCCTCAGTGCCGAAACAACGCCTCGTGTGGGCAGCGAGCCAGTACGCTTGTCAGTTCCGCGTCTCAAGGACGAGGAGCTCATTCCAGAGCTGATTTAA
- a CDS encoding putative ribosomal protein L24, with amino-acid sequence MRTIECEFSHFAVHPGHGRRYVPFAFLSTKPVLTFSRPKCFALYMRKKNPRFIPWTRTYRRIHRKTTTDRVNRRRAARAVRVQRAIVGADLSYIQEVRAARKEDRSAKAKAVRAEVAERKAAKK; translated from the coding sequence ATGCGTACGATCGAGTGCGAGTTCTCCCACTTCGCGGTGCACCCcggccacggccgccggTACGTGCCGTTCGCGTTCCTGTCGACGAAGCCGGTGCTGACCTTCTCGCGGCCGAAGTGCTTCGCGCTGTACATGCGCAAGAAGAACCCGCGCTTCATTCCGTGGACGCGCACGTACCGCCGCATCCACCgcaagacgacgacggaCCGCGTgaaccgccgccgcgccgcgcgcgcggtgAGGGTGCAGCGCGCGATCGTTGGTGCGGACCTGTCCTACATCcaggaggtgcgcgcggcgcgcaaGGAGGACCGCTCCGCCAAGGCCAAGGCCGTCCGCGCGGAGGTGGCCGAGCGCAAGGCCGCCAAGAAGTAG
- a CDS encoding putative short chain 3-hydroxyacyl-CoA dehydrogenase — protein MLRCTASALFKSLAVWGGGTMGSGIAQITAQAAVPVTVVEVSQARLDASRKAIETSLLRIANKQCNGDQGKMKAFVDTVLSHVTFTTDEAVAAGGAELIIEAIVENIGAKKELFGRLDKMAPKSTVFCSNTSSLSITEMASATTRKDRFAGMHFFSPVPMMKLLEVVRTEEVSPAIIEQLTAFGKKVGKIPVVAKDTEGFIVNRLLVPYQMEACRLVERGVATFQDVDTAMKFGCGYPMGPFELCDSVGIDVIKFIVDGWHAQYPNEPLFKPSPLIDERVAAGKLGKKTGEGYYKYDGKGRKIES, from the coding sequence ATGCTTCGTtgcaccgcctctgcgcttTTCAAGTCGCTTGCCGTgtggggcggcggcacgatgggcagcggcatcgcgcAGATCACAGCTCAGGCGGCTGTCCCGGTGACTGTGGTGGAGGTCTCGCAAGCGCGGCTGGACGCGTCGCGCAAGGCGATCGagacgtcgctgctgcgcatcgccAACAAGCAGTGCAACGGTGATCAGGGCAAGATGAAGGCATTCGTGGACACGGTGCTTTCTCACGTCACGTTCACGACGGACGaagccgttgctgctggcggcgcggagctgaTCATCGAAGCGATTGTGGAGAACATCGGCGCGAAAAAGGAGCTCTTTGGCCGCCTGGACAAGATGGCGCCGAAGTCGACGGTGTTCTGCTCGAACACGTCGTCTCTGAGCATCACGGAGATGGCGTCCGCAACGACACGCAAGGACCGATTTGCCGGCATGCACTTCTTCTCGCCCGTGCCGATGATGAAGCTGCTCGAGGTGGTGCGCACAGAGGAGGTGAGTCCAGCCATCATTGAGCAGCTTACCGCCTTCGGCAAGAAGGTAGGCAAGATACCTGTTGTTGCGAAGGACACGGAGGGCTTCATCGTGAACCGCCTTCTCGTGCCGTATCAAATGGAGGCGTGTAGACTAGTAGAGCGTGGCGTCGCGACTTTCCAGGATGTGGACACTGCTATGAAGTTCGGCTGCGGCTACCCGATGGGACCGTTTGAACTTTGTGACAGTGTTGGCATCGACGTTATCAAGTTCATTGTCGACGGCTGGCATGCTCAGTACCCCAACGAGCCGCTCTTCAAGCCCTCACCCCTAATTGATGAACGGGTTGCCGCTGGCAAGCTGGGTAAGAAGACTGGCGAGGGCTACTACAAGTACGACGGCAAGGGCCGCAAAATCGAATCCTGA
- a CDS encoding putative endonuclease/exonuclease/phosphatase: MHLCASSFSLSFSSVLCQLHRALRNTPHTHLSPSSTAFVCLALCAASACCPVPSRASSEETKKVSRAFACLFHCSVIGRLPSHRATHLPLRTEMTEYAGTQTTRHAQSLKSTLPASETRGSMPAATALPSMRDIGVYPRALPPLGENEACSNNNTTCSIQHDFDSSAAGNVRTTAAMGATVPASSFCSTCTDKDPSGGLPLLRVGNSAPPPLTPTALVTTLPALSGQHALHCPRNATASTGSPRVPVGLTRASLQHHDENDACPHLQSTGQGDEAALRSSQRACSLAPTENYVNQLADQRPALAVEQGPRRGEATPSLHAAPSRSDNTEVDLLARQLVQHTVLWSSMCDSVSGCASPARGRRGEVVKSTLRAGSVGTGSGACPHEATATVPVLSTTAATSSPSCVGILNSTNVHSSHHDKTDNATAGSSPLTYADNPTLSTRETFPIPRCCPDDLLRGDDKIWIPGKPLRIAYVTWNMASKRPRTGEVSAHCIYPNAHLVVVGTQENGPYVMSNKRQRRWTKIVSHACLGGQYELVGQHHMWAVQMLVFARRRDVAHYISRAHASHVKTGLLNGLGGNKGGVAVGLVLSLTPKDAAPPHRAKAHLTITSATRAPPLKSKTSGARGTSIKGSAITPQKPDSSMVTGRETSAAFMLSKSSADCGAGAPPPVMRNPYMLHDADDEYGKLLRKRSLPDANSTGNFFCDDGDTVLENDGVFSPAEMMSRNTLSELTTEHADADHSHRHTQRSENGTDRQERGGGDDDDASSDGRPDSVTPNYMTLLFITAHLTAHQGAVRNRNKDYRKIVYGLQLGRRGPYRKFFKLLLGRKKVLEGDDEEEASDEDDEADCWEDNNPEEGVMPLRLPVVSGVERKRKMRRDVTEEFDLTFFGGDLNYRINGTRKAIEYVIQHHSNIRSILINNDQLSLERARGKVFQRFQEGDLLFRPTYKYEVSAGGGFTLNEYNFSQKKNRMPAYCDRILYKKRMSSAARRITIRLYTDVPNVRSSDHRPVVALFDIGTRAYTG, translated from the coding sequence ATGCACTTGTGTGcgtcgtctttctctctctccttctcatCTGTTCTCTGTCAACTCCACCGCGCACTCCGCAACACTCCCCATACACATCTCTCcccgagcagcaccgcgtttGTATGTTTGGCACTTtgcgctgcctctgcgtgtTGCCCTGTACCGTCCCGCGCCTCTAGTgaggaaacaaaaaaagtTTCGCGGGCCTTCGCTTGCTTGTTTCACTGCTCCGTCATCGGCCGCCTTCCCTCTCATCGAGCGACACACTTACCTCTTCGTACAGAAATGACCGAGTACGCTGGGACCCAGACCACAAGGCACGCTCAATCGCTGAAGTCGACGCTGCCGGCAAGTGAAACGAGGGGGAGTAtgcccgccgccaccgctctgCCGTCGATGAGGGACATAGGCGTGTATCCCAGAGCACTCCCGCCCCTCGGGGAGAACGAGGCATGCAGCAACAATAACACCACGTGCAGCATCCAGCACGACTTTGATTCCTCGGCAGCGGGGAACGTGCGCACAACCGCCGCCATGGGCGCAACGGTTCCGGCTTCCTCGTTCTGTTCGACATGCACGGATAAAGATCCGTCCGGcggtctgccgctgctgcgcgtgggcaactctgcgcctcctccgttgACGCCGACAGCCCTCGTTACCACATTACCGGCTCTGTCGGGGCAGCACGCCCTTCACTGTCCTCGTAATGCAACCGCTAGCACTGGTAGCCCCCGCGTGCCCGTCGGCCTTACACGTGCGAGCCTGCAGCACCACGACGAAAATGACGCGTGCCCACACTTGCAAAGCACGGGTCAAGGCGACGAAGCCGCCCTGCGGTCCAGCCAAAGAGCGTGCAGCCTAGCGCCCACGGAAAATTACGTCAACCAGCTCGCCGATCAGCGCCCGGCACTCGCTGTCGAGCAGGGTCCGCGAAGGGGTGAGGCAACGCCGAGCCTACATGCAGCACCATCCCGGTCAGATAACACGGAGGTAGATTTGCTGGCGCGCCAGCTCGTGCAGCATACTGTTCTTTGGTCGTCCATGTGCGACTCTGTTTCCGGCTGCGCGTCGCCCGCACGTGGTCGTCGTGGCGAAGTCGTCAAGTCGACGCTGCGAGCCGGCAGCGTGGGCACGGGAAGCGGCGCTTGCCCGCACGAAGCGACAGCGACCGTGCCAGTCCTCAGTACGACCGCAGCAACGTCCAGCCCGTCATGTGTGGGGATCCTAAACTCTACCAACGTGCACAGCTCACACCACGACAAAACGGACAACGCGACTGCAGGCAGCTCTCCCCTCACCTATGCAGACAACCCTACCTTATCGACTCGCGAGACGTTCCCGAtccctcgctgctgccccgaTGACTTACTGCGAGGTGACGACAAGATTTGGATCCCCGGCAAACCGCTGCGGATCGCGTACGTTACGTGGAACATGGCAAGCAAGAGGCCACGCACCGGCGAGGTTTCCGCCCACTGTATCTACCCCAACGCACACTTGGTGGTGGTCGGCACCCAGGAGAACGGTCCCTATGTGATGTCGAAcaagcgccagcgccggtggACGAAAATCGTTTCGCATGCCTGCCTTGGTGGGCAGTACGAGCTGGTCGGCCAGCACCATATGTGGGCGGTGCAGATGCTCGTTTTTGCTCGTCGCCGCGACGTGGCTCACTACATCTCGCGGGCCCACGCGTCGCACGTGAAGACGGGGCTGCTGAACGGCCTGGGTGGGAACAAGGGCGGCGTTGCTGTGGGACTAGTCTTATCTCTGACGCCTAAAGACGCAGCGCCCCCCCATCGTGCGAAAGCACATCTGACCATCACTTCTGCTACGCGGGCCCCACCGCTGAAGAGTAAGACGTCCGGGGCACGAGGCACGTCGATAAAGGGATCCGCAATCACCCCTCAAAAGCCCGACAGCTCAATGGTAACGGGGAGAGAAACTAGCGCTGCTTTCATGCTGTCGAAATCCTCAGCGGactgcggcgctggagcgccTCCGCCTGTGATGAGAAATCCGTATATGCTACACGACGCTGACGACGAATACGGtaagctgctgcgcaagcgcagcTTGCCCGATGCCAACAGCACAGGTAACTTCTTctgcgacgacggtgacACCGTCTTAGAAAATGACGGGGTCTTCTCGCCTGCCGAGATGATGAGCCGTAACACCTTATCTGAGCTGACGACTGAGCACGCCGATGCCGACCACTCtcaccggcacacacagcGCTCCGAGAACGGCACGGATCGGCAGGaacgtggtggcggcgacgacgacgacgcttCAAGTGACGGCAGACCAGATAGTGTCACGCCGAATTACATGACGCTGCTGTTCATCACCGCGCACCTGACGGCGCACCAAGGTGCTGTCAGAAACCGCAACAAGGACTACCGGAAGATTGTCTATGGCCTGCAGctgggccgccgcggcccgTATCGTAAGTTCTtcaagctgctgctgggtcGGAAGAAAGTGCTGGAGGGtgacgatgaggaggaggcaagcgatgaggacgacgaggCTGATTGTTGGGAGGACAACAACCCGGAAGAGGGTGTGATGCCTTTAAGGCTGCCCGTTGTATCGGGAGTGGAGCGCAAGCGAAAAATGCGCCGCGACGTGACGGAGGAATTCGACCTCACTTTCTTCGGCGGCGACCTGAACTACCGCATCAACGGCACTCGCAAGGCCATCGAATACGTCATCCAGCACCACAGCAACATTCGATCTATCCTCATCAACAATGACCAGCTGAGCCTTGAGCGGGCCCGCGGGAAAGTGTTTCAAAGGTTCCAGGAGGGTGACCTTCTCTTCCGCCCAACATACAAGTACGAAGTATCGGCTGGCGGCGGCTTCACCCTTAACGAGTACAACTTTTCGCAAAAGAAGAACCGCATGCCGGCCTACTGTGACCGGATCTTGTACAAGAAACGGATGAGCTCGGCCGCCCGCCGCATCACCATTCGGCTCTACACAGACGTCCCAAATGTCCGCTCGAGCGACCACCGTCCCGTTGTGGCCCTCTTCGACATCGGCACGCGGGCCTACACCGGCTGA